The Sinomonas sp. P10A9 genome includes a window with the following:
- a CDS encoding FadR/GntR family transcriptional regulator, with protein sequence MARRSLVVEVADELLDRIIAGEFAPGDPVPGELDLAERHEVSRMTVREAIKTLTAQNILRVERGRGTFVNPINHWSSLHAVLRATNEGADARNSAVQLIELRRMLETGASELAAARITDEELSELGVIVDEMRDAHAAGDVGRFVEADLAFHDVVLRASGNPFVAVLLEPLSQVLAERRSETSAVPEIQEHAIEMHAAICAALKSRDSEAARTAMDAHMQQTLDDLRRYILAQ encoded by the coding sequence GTGGCGCGGAGATCACTCGTCGTCGAAGTCGCGGACGAACTCCTCGACCGAATCATTGCCGGCGAGTTCGCGCCCGGCGATCCAGTACCGGGCGAGCTCGACCTGGCCGAACGGCACGAGGTCAGCCGCATGACGGTCCGCGAGGCCATCAAGACCCTGACAGCGCAGAACATCCTGCGCGTCGAGCGGGGCAGGGGGACCTTCGTCAACCCGATCAACCACTGGAGCTCGCTCCACGCCGTTCTGCGCGCCACCAACGAGGGCGCGGACGCCCGGAACTCCGCGGTGCAGCTCATCGAACTGCGCCGCATGCTCGAGACCGGCGCCTCCGAGCTGGCCGCGGCGCGCATCACGGATGAGGAGCTCTCGGAGCTGGGCGTGATCGTCGACGAGATGCGGGACGCCCACGCGGCCGGGGACGTCGGTCGATTCGTCGAGGCGGACCTTGCCTTCCACGACGTGGTGCTCCGCGCGTCCGGAAACCCGTTCGTCGCGGTCCTTCTCGAGCCGCTGAGCCAAGTCCTCGCCGAGCGCCGCTCCGAGACGTCTGCCGTTCCCGAGATTCAGGAGCACGCGATCGAGATGCACGCGGCTATCTGCGCTGCTCTGAAAAGCCGAGACTCAGAAGCCGCACGCACCGCGATGGACGCCCACATGCAGCAGACCCTCGATGACCTCAGGAGGTACATTCTGGCGCAGTAG
- a CDS encoding O-succinylhomoserine sulfhydrylase, whose amino-acid sequence MSFDINNGISGDWSQDTQAVRGGLLRTEFQETSEALFLNSGFVYESAEAAERAFTGEDERFVYSRYGNPSVAMFQERLRLLEGTEACFATASGMSAVFTALAALLAAGDRVVAARSLFGSCFVILNEILPRWGVETVFVDGPDLDQWREALSVPTTAVFFESPSNPMQELVDIAAVADLAHAAGAQVVVDNVFATPLLQRCLDFGADVVVYSGTKHIDGQGRVLGGAVLGTKEFIDGPVKNLMRHTGPALSAFNAWVLTKGLETMGLRVRHSSVNALAIAEWLEAQPEVSWVKYPHLPSHPQYELARKQMSAGGTVLTFELAAPDGQGKEAAFRLLNGLKIIDISNNLGDAKSLITHPATTTHRAMGPEGRAAIGLGDGVLRLSVGLEDIGDLIGDLEKALR is encoded by the coding sequence GTGAGCTTTGACATCAACAACGGAATATCAGGCGACTGGAGCCAGGACACCCAAGCCGTGCGCGGCGGACTCCTGCGAACCGAATTCCAGGAAACCTCAGAGGCGCTGTTCCTCAACTCGGGTTTCGTCTACGAATCCGCCGAGGCGGCAGAGCGGGCCTTCACCGGCGAGGACGAGCGCTTCGTGTACTCGCGCTACGGCAACCCGTCCGTGGCCATGTTCCAGGAGCGGCTCCGGCTGCTCGAGGGCACGGAGGCGTGCTTCGCGACGGCGTCCGGCATGTCCGCGGTGTTCACCGCCCTCGCGGCGCTCCTCGCCGCCGGAGACCGGGTCGTCGCGGCCCGGAGCCTGTTCGGCTCGTGCTTCGTGATCCTCAACGAGATCCTCCCCCGCTGGGGCGTCGAGACGGTCTTCGTGGACGGCCCGGACCTGGACCAGTGGCGCGAGGCACTCTCCGTGCCCACCACTGCCGTGTTCTTCGAATCGCCCTCGAACCCGATGCAGGAGCTCGTGGACATCGCCGCCGTGGCCGACCTCGCCCATGCGGCCGGCGCGCAGGTCGTCGTCGACAACGTCTTCGCGACCCCGCTCCTCCAGCGCTGCCTCGACTTCGGGGCGGACGTCGTCGTGTATTCCGGGACCAAGCACATCGACGGCCAGGGACGCGTCCTCGGCGGGGCCGTGCTGGGCACCAAGGAGTTCATCGACGGGCCCGTCAAGAACCTCATGCGCCACACTGGCCCGGCACTGTCCGCCTTCAACGCCTGGGTCCTCACGAAAGGCCTCGAGACGATGGGGCTGCGCGTGCGGCACTCGTCCGTGAACGCGCTCGCAATCGCCGAGTGGCTCGAGGCGCAGCCCGAGGTCAGCTGGGTCAAGTACCCGCACCTGCCCTCCCACCCGCAGTACGAGCTGGCCCGCAAGCAGATGAGCGCTGGCGGGACGGTCCTCACGTTCGAGCTCGCCGCACCGGACGGTCAGGGCAAGGAGGCCGCGTTCCGGCTCCTCAATGGCCTGAAGATCATCGACATCTCGAACAACCTCGGCGACGCGAAGTCCCTCATCACGCATCCCGCCACCACGACGCACCGTGCCATGGGGCCCGAGGGCCGTGCCGCGATTGGCCTCGGCGACGGCGTCCTGCGCCTGTCCGTGGGCCTCGAGGACATCGGCGACCTCATCGGCGACCTCGAGAAGGCGCTGCGGTGA
- a CDS encoding NAD(P)/FAD-dependent oxidoreductase produces the protein MDENYEVIVVGGGFAGVAAARTLGRKGVRVLLIDKNPYHQFQPLLYQVATVQLGVSEVARSLRDIFRGQPNVRVVVAEVTGVDVGAKRVTTSDGKSYEGRFLILASGAEANFFNTPGAEVTYPLYSVDDAVSLGGTLSNVLETADRADDGTEIHFVVIGAGPTGVETAGALAETVKYVLSDYFSPRLASRCHVHLVDMVPNVLNVFSDKSKEYAGRRLAAMGVQLHLGTPVAEIARDKVLLKDGTEIPASLVVWAGGLKAGPVVAGSGLPQGRGGRIDVNPDLTAPGVEGVYVLGDAANMTDAKGNQLPQLGSCALQAGTWAAKNILADRDGGHRAPFAYVDKGYMAMVGRGSAVAEVGPGPKRVLLNGPLAFLAWLGVHVVLLSGTLQKIRAVATWPSDYITHRRSFVVLSRPDSSHTP, from the coding sequence GTGGACGAGAACTACGAAGTCATCGTGGTCGGCGGAGGGTTTGCCGGGGTCGCAGCAGCCCGCACTCTCGGGCGCAAGGGCGTGCGGGTCCTCCTGATCGACAAGAACCCCTACCATCAGTTCCAGCCGCTCCTCTACCAGGTCGCGACCGTGCAGCTGGGTGTTTCCGAGGTGGCCCGCTCGCTGCGGGACATCTTCCGGGGGCAGCCCAACGTCCGCGTGGTCGTCGCGGAGGTGACCGGTGTCGACGTCGGGGCCAAGCGCGTCACGACGTCCGACGGGAAGTCGTACGAGGGCCGGTTCCTCATCCTCGCCTCGGGTGCGGAGGCCAACTTCTTCAACACCCCCGGCGCGGAGGTCACCTACCCGCTCTACTCGGTCGACGACGCCGTGAGCCTGGGTGGGACCCTCTCCAACGTCCTCGAGACGGCCGACCGGGCCGACGACGGCACGGAGATCCACTTCGTGGTGATCGGCGCCGGGCCGACCGGCGTCGAGACGGCCGGCGCCCTCGCCGAGACCGTCAAGTACGTGCTGAGCGACTACTTCTCACCGCGGCTTGCCAGCCGCTGCCACGTGCACCTCGTGGACATGGTGCCCAACGTGCTCAACGTCTTCTCGGACAAGTCCAAGGAATACGCAGGACGGCGGCTGGCCGCCATGGGCGTCCAGCTCCACCTCGGGACGCCGGTCGCGGAGATCGCCCGGGACAAAGTCCTGCTCAAGGACGGGACCGAGATCCCGGCCAGCCTCGTGGTGTGGGCCGGCGGGCTCAAGGCGGGGCCGGTGGTGGCCGGTTCCGGCCTGCCCCAGGGCCGCGGCGGCCGCATCGACGTCAACCCGGACCTCACGGCTCCGGGGGTCGAGGGGGTCTACGTGCTCGGAGACGCAGCCAACATGACCGACGCGAAGGGCAACCAGCTGCCCCAGCTCGGCTCGTGCGCCCTGCAGGCGGGGACGTGGGCGGCGAAGAACATCCTCGCCGACAGGGACGGCGGCCACCGGGCCCCGTTCGCCTACGTGGACAAGGGCTACATGGCCATGGTGGGCCGCGGCTCCGCCGTCGCCGAGGTCGGTCCGGGCCCGAAGCGCGTGCTGCTCAACGGCCCGCTCGCGTTCCTCGCGTGGCTCGGGGTCCACGTTGTGCTGCTCTCCGGGACCCTGCAGAAGATCCGCGCCGTCGCGACCTGGCCGAGCGACTACATCACGCACCGGCGCTCCTTCGTGGTGCTGAGCCGCCCGGACTCGTCCCACACCCCGTAG
- a CDS encoding DUF1737 domain-containing protein has translation MSDTATEHSEPAAATTPLNDPAAPGDPAEEKLAYRLLTGPDTREFCARISKALADGYVLHGSPAATFNGIDVIVAQAIILPHAVARADAAVASAVDSLEYEGEGHA, from the coding sequence ATGTCCGACACCGCGACTGAGCATTCTGAGCCGGCCGCCGCGACGACGCCGCTCAACGATCCCGCGGCCCCAGGCGACCCCGCCGAGGAGAAGCTGGCCTACCGGCTCCTGACCGGCCCCGACACCCGCGAATTCTGTGCCCGCATCTCCAAGGCCCTCGCCGACGGCTACGTGCTGCACGGGAGCCCTGCCGCGACATTCAACGGCATCGACGTGATCGTCGCCCAGGCGATAATTCTCCCCCACGCCGTGGCAAGGGCCGACGCCGCCGTCGCCTCCGCCGTCGATTCGCTCGAGTACGAGGGCGAGGGGCACGCATGA
- a CDS encoding DivIVA domain-containing protein, with amino-acid sequence MSTSPHGGRISPSEVRHATFEQVGQGYDTGAVHYFLSSVADQMEADRVQIEARGANAQDEMVKIISQAQVLAEKFVAEAEQYSKDLVASARTQYSEILRRAEESGGSRTGSQVVAANSTGPEYTTPIDEIEYVRTYTKVAQVQLRAVIDALAEQVNKLGDVPKSSK; translated from the coding sequence ATGAGCACTTCCCCCCACGGCGGCCGGATCAGCCCCTCCGAAGTCCGCCACGCCACGTTCGAGCAAGTCGGCCAGGGCTACGATACGGGAGCCGTCCACTACTTCCTGAGTTCCGTCGCCGACCAGATGGAGGCCGACCGCGTCCAGATCGAGGCGCGCGGGGCCAACGCCCAGGACGAGATGGTCAAGATCATCAGCCAGGCGCAGGTCCTCGCCGAGAAGTTCGTCGCCGAGGCCGAGCAGTACTCCAAGGACCTCGTCGCGAGCGCGAGGACCCAGTACAGCGAGATCCTGCGCCGCGCCGAGGAGTCCGGAGGCAGCCGCACCGGCAGCCAGGTCGTCGCGGCCAACAGCACCGGGCCGGAGTACACGACGCCGATCGACGAGATCGAATACGTCCGCACCTACACGAAGGTTGCACAGGTCCAGCTGCGCGCCGTCATCGACGCCCTCGCCGAGCAGGTCAACAAGCTCGGGGACGTCCCCAAGTCCAGCAAGTAG
- a CDS encoding globin domain-containing protein, which yields MDSNALKRTWAMAAALGDEVPLYFYSHLFATHPEVRDMFPVAMGAQRDKLFSALGHIISHADQIDTVGGFIGQLGRDHRRFSVVPAHYSMVGASFLATLQRYLGSEWTDEVARSWSEAYGLIAKVMVVAAEDAADDSPAWWDGEVLSVDRRSLDVAVLEVRMPHDFTYEPGQAVAVEVPALPRTWRYLSPANAPRPDGIVQFHVQLIPGGLFSTAAVRRTNAGDTIRVGAPIGDQLAVDGQRDLLLIGGGTGLAPLSAVLDQVAAQWRETGWGPRVDLFHGARVPWNLYDQPRLTDLAAREHWFSFHPVVSDDPTFPGLTGYVGSAAAAHSSSLGRLVLVCGSTPMVRHTVSELAAVGVPRSDIRYEDYTGVEDNSSPTGEDQLEGTR from the coding sequence GTGGACTCCAACGCACTGAAGCGGACGTGGGCAATGGCGGCAGCCCTCGGTGACGAGGTGCCCCTGTACTTCTACTCGCACCTCTTCGCGACCCATCCAGAAGTACGCGACATGTTCCCTGTGGCCATGGGCGCGCAGCGCGACAAGCTGTTCTCCGCGCTCGGCCACATCATCAGCCACGCCGACCAGATCGACACCGTGGGCGGCTTCATCGGCCAGCTCGGACGCGACCACCGGCGCTTCTCGGTGGTGCCAGCGCACTACTCGATGGTGGGCGCCTCGTTCCTGGCGACCCTCCAGCGCTATCTCGGTTCCGAGTGGACGGATGAGGTCGCGCGCAGCTGGTCCGAGGCGTACGGCCTCATCGCGAAGGTCATGGTGGTGGCCGCGGAGGACGCCGCGGACGACTCCCCCGCGTGGTGGGACGGCGAGGTCCTCTCCGTGGACCGCCGCAGCCTCGACGTGGCCGTGCTCGAGGTCCGCATGCCGCACGATTTCACGTATGAGCCGGGCCAGGCCGTCGCGGTTGAAGTGCCCGCGCTCCCCCGCACGTGGCGGTACCTGAGCCCCGCGAACGCGCCCCGCCCGGACGGCATCGTGCAGTTCCACGTCCAGCTCATCCCGGGAGGCCTCTTCAGCACGGCTGCCGTGCGCAGGACCAACGCGGGGGACACCATCAGGGTGGGCGCCCCGATCGGCGACCAGCTCGCCGTCGACGGCCAGCGCGACCTGCTCCTCATCGGCGGGGGGACCGGCCTCGCACCGCTGTCCGCCGTGCTGGACCAGGTCGCGGCCCAATGGCGCGAGACCGGATGGGGCCCCCGCGTGGACCTCTTCCATGGCGCCCGCGTGCCGTGGAACCTCTACGACCAGCCACGGCTCACTGACCTCGCGGCACGCGAGCACTGGTTCTCGTTCCACCCTGTGGTCTCCGATGACCCCACCTTCCCGGGACTCACGGGATATGTGGGCTCTGCCGCAGCCGCGCACAGCTCGTCGTTGGGGCGACTGGTCCTCGTGTGCGGTTCAACGCCGATGGTGCGCCACACCGTCAGCGAACTCGCCGCTGTCGGGGTTCCCCGCAGCGACATTCGCTACGAGGACTACACCGGAGTCGAGGACAACTCTTCCCCCACCGGGGAAGACCAGCTAGAAGGGACACGATGA
- a CDS encoding globin domain-containing protein — protein MLSSSSAPVIEATLPVVGEHIKTIAQRFYDHLFEAHPELFDGVFNRGNQADGHQQQALAGSIAAYATMLLEHPDKAPEHLLSRISHKHAALAVTPAQYDVVHEHLFWAIVDVLGEAVTPEVAAAWDEVYWLMANTLINLERGLYADFGGEPANVWRTWRVVEKRPETDDVVSLVVERTDERDVYPSQPGQYVTLQMPTADGLRQPRQYSLTRADDGHHRTFAVKRVHDAGRPDGEVSTLVLDSLQVGDEITLSAPFGDVVLEPGDGPLVFASAGIGVTPYAGMVNHLAAQGSQREVLFLHAGTSPESFVLRDQVTKDLESLPNASLHAWYEQPGELGANEHEGFMDVSAVELPADATYYLCGPLPFMQAVRERLLGLGVPARKIQYEVFGPDLWQADTE, from the coding sequence ATGCTCTCGTCAAGCTCTGCCCCGGTGATCGAGGCGACGCTCCCCGTCGTCGGCGAGCACATCAAGACCATCGCCCAGCGCTTCTACGATCACCTCTTCGAGGCCCACCCGGAGCTCTTCGACGGGGTCTTCAACCGCGGGAACCAGGCCGACGGCCACCAGCAGCAGGCGCTCGCAGGCTCCATCGCGGCGTACGCCACGATGCTCCTCGAGCACCCCGACAAGGCGCCCGAGCACCTCCTGTCCCGCATCAGCCACAAGCACGCTGCGCTCGCCGTGACCCCCGCGCAGTACGACGTGGTCCACGAGCACCTGTTCTGGGCCATCGTCGACGTGCTGGGCGAGGCCGTCACCCCCGAGGTGGCCGCCGCGTGGGACGAGGTCTACTGGCTCATGGCCAACACCCTCATCAACCTCGAGCGCGGCCTGTACGCCGACTTCGGAGGCGAGCCGGCGAACGTATGGCGCACGTGGCGCGTCGTGGAGAAGCGGCCCGAGACGGACGACGTCGTCTCGCTCGTCGTCGAGCGGACCGACGAGCGGGACGTGTACCCCTCCCAGCCTGGCCAGTACGTGACCCTCCAGATGCCGACCGCGGACGGCCTGCGGCAGCCGCGCCAGTACAGCCTCACCCGCGCCGACGACGGCCACCACCGCACGTTCGCCGTCAAGCGCGTGCACGACGCCGGGCGTCCCGACGGAGAGGTATCGACCCTCGTCCTCGACTCGCTCCAGGTCGGCGACGAGATCACCCTGTCCGCCCCATTCGGCGACGTGGTCCTCGAGCCCGGCGACGGGCCGCTCGTGTTCGCGAGCGCCGGAATCGGCGTGACGCCGTACGCGGGCATGGTCAACCACCTCGCTGCGCAGGGCTCCCAGCGCGAGGTCCTGTTCCTCCACGCCGGAACCTCTCCGGAGAGCTTCGTGCTCCGCGACCAGGTCACGAAGGACCTCGAGTCCCTGCCGAACGCGAGCCTGCACGCGTGGTACGAGCAGCCGGGCGAGCTCGGTGCCAACGAGCACGAGGGCTTCATGGACGTGAGCGCCGTTGAGCTCCCCGCGGATGCGACCTACTACCTGTGCGGACCCCTGCCCTTCATGCAGGCGGTGCGCGAGCGGCTCCTCGGCCTCGGCGTTCCGGCCCGGAAGATCCAGTACGAGGTCTTCGGCCCGGACCTGTGGCAGGCCGACACCGAGTAG
- a CDS encoding rhodanese-like domain-containing protein — MSYAGDLTPHEAWAKLEGGDAVLVDVRTEEEWAHIGIPDTKGTDNDPLFIPWSFEGGIPNPDFVMELELQGPDDKATELLFLCRSGARSAAAASVAANLGFTAYNVLEGFEGVPGPDGQRTVNGWKNRGLPTNLGQD; from the coding sequence ATGAGCTACGCGGGAGACCTCACGCCCCACGAGGCATGGGCGAAGCTCGAGGGCGGCGACGCCGTGCTCGTGGACGTGCGCACCGAGGAGGAGTGGGCGCACATCGGCATCCCCGACACCAAGGGCACCGACAATGATCCGCTGTTCATCCCGTGGTCCTTCGAGGGCGGGATCCCGAACCCCGATTTCGTGATGGAGCTCGAGCTCCAGGGGCCGGACGACAAGGCCACCGAGCTGCTCTTCCTCTGCCGCTCGGGAGCCCGCTCTGCGGCAGCCGCCTCGGTGGCCGCGAACCTCGGCTTCACCGCATACAACGTGCTCGAGGGCTTCGAGGGAGTGCCCGGCCCGGACGGCCAGAGGACCGTCAACGGCTGGAAGAACCGCGGGCTGCCGACCAATCTGGGACAGGACTAA
- a CDS encoding SRPBCC family protein, which produces MTFVSSTKDTENLTMTLVTEFAADRERVWQVWEDPRQLERWWGPPTWPATFATHNFAPGGRCHYFMTGPDGTEAHGWWEITAVDAPHRLQIEDGFANEDGSPVDPLDTTTMVMTLEDTPTGTRMTTVSRFRSADQLERMLGMGMEEGMKEASGQIDALLAALAA; this is translated from the coding sequence ATGACCTTCGTCAGCAGCACCAAGGACACCGAGAACCTCACCATGACTCTGGTCACCGAGTTCGCCGCGGACCGCGAGCGCGTGTGGCAGGTGTGGGAGGACCCGCGCCAGCTCGAGCGCTGGTGGGGTCCGCCCACCTGGCCGGCCACGTTCGCCACCCACAACTTCGCCCCCGGCGGCCGGTGCCACTACTTCATGACCGGCCCGGACGGCACCGAGGCGCACGGATGGTGGGAGATCACTGCTGTGGACGCTCCGCATCGCCTTCAGATCGAAGACGGATTCGCCAACGAAGACGGCTCCCCCGTGGACCCTCTCGACACGACCACCATGGTCATGACGCTCGAGGACACGCCGACCGGCACACGCATGACGACGGTGTCCAGATTCCGCAGCGCCGACCAGCTCGAACGCATGCTCGGCATGGGCATGGAGGAGGGCATGAAGGAGGCGTCCGGCCAGATCGACGCGCTTCTGGCCGCGTTGGCCGCGTAG
- a CDS encoding ArsR/SmtB family transcription factor — protein MVVDQKPREFTDEEIDRIFGALADATRRDILRQSMLGEQSVSGLARSYTMSFAAVQKHVAVLERALLVTKERRGREQIVHSNPAAIRRAARLLDAYEELWRDRIARIGDILSEATPPPQNQQHQPRKDRDIAP, from the coding sequence ATGGTTGTAGATCAGAAACCCCGAGAATTCACCGACGAGGAGATCGACCGCATCTTCGGCGCCCTCGCGGACGCGACCCGCAGGGACATCCTGCGGCAGTCGATGCTCGGTGAGCAGTCGGTCTCGGGGCTCGCCAGGAGCTACACCATGAGCTTCGCGGCGGTGCAGAAGCACGTCGCGGTGCTCGAACGGGCTCTGCTCGTCACGAAGGAGCGCCGCGGGAGGGAGCAGATCGTGCACTCGAACCCCGCGGCGATCCGCAGAGCGGCGCGTCTCCTCGACGCCTACGAGGAGCTGTGGCGCGACCGCATCGCCCGGATCGGGGACATCCTGTCCGAGGCCACCCCACCCCCACAGAACCAGCAGCACCAACCGAGAAAAGACAGGGACATCGCACCATGA